Proteins from a single region of Orcinus orca chromosome 20, mOrcOrc1.1, whole genome shotgun sequence:
- the PDP2 gene encoding pyruvate dehydrogenase [acetyl-transferring]-phosphatase 2, mitochondrial, which yields MSSTVSYWIFNSARNSIATLQGGQRLYSRYASNRIKSKWRLFPQGPVTLKNNASCGGIALQKAYRHTSTEEDDFHLPLSPEQVNEVLRAGESAHKILDLVSGVPSSVLRFESNQLAANFPVEDRGGVAACLQTNGLMFGVFDGHGGHACAQAVSERLFYYVAVSLMSQQTLEQMEGAMESMKPLLPILQWLKHPGDSIYKDVTSVHLDHLRVYWQELLNLHMEMGLNIEEALMYSFQRLDSDISLEIQAALEDEMTRNLSLQVAFSGATACMAHVDGVHLHVANAGDCRAILGVQEDNGMWSCLPLTRDHNAWNPTELSRLKREHPESEHRTIIMDNRLLGVLMPCRAFGDVQLKWSKELQRSVLERGFDTEALNIYQFTPTHYYTPPYLTARPEVTYHRLRPQDKFLVLASDGLWDVLGNEDVVRLVVEHLAEVCRHKPDLAQRPANLGLMQSLLLQRKAQGLHATDQNAATRLIRYAIGNNEYGEMEPERLSAMLTLPEDLARMYRDDISVTVVYFNSDSIGASYKGS from the coding sequence ATGTCAAGTACTGTGTCCTACTGGATTTTCAATTCTGCAAGAAACAGCATTGCCACATTACAAGGGGGACAACGTTTATATTCAAGATATGCCTCAAATAGGATTAAATCAAAATGGAGGCTCTTTCCCCAGGGGCCAGTCACCCTAAAAAACAATGCCTCATGTGGTGGCATTGCTCTGCAGAAAGCCTATAGACACACATCAACAGAGGAAGATGATTTCCACTTGCCGCTCAGCCCTGAGCAGGTAAATGAAGTGCTGCGAGCTGGTGAGTCGGCCCACAAGATTCTTGACCTTGTCAGTGGAGTCCCAAGTTCGGTGTTGCGGTTTGAGAGCAACCAGCTGGCTGCCAATTTCCCAGTGGAGGACCGGGGAGGTGTAGCCGCCTGCCTGCAGACCAATGGGCTGATGTTTGGTGTCTTCGATGGACATGGTGGCCACGCATGTGCTCAAGCGGTGAGCGAGAGGCTCTTCTACTATGTGGCAGTGTCACTGATGTCCCAGCAGACGCTGGAGCAGATGGAGGGGGCGATGGAAAGCATGAAGCCCCTGCTGCCCATTCTGCAGTGGCTCAAGCACCCAGGGGACAGTATCTACAAGGATGTCACGTCAGTGCACCTTGATCACCTCCGTGTCTACTGGCAGGAGCTGCTGAACCTGCACATGGAAATGGGGCTGAACATTGAGGAAGCATTAATGTACTCCTTCCAGAGGCTGGATTCTGACATCTCGCTAGAGATCCAGGCCGCCCTGGAAGATGAGATGACCAGGAACCTTTCACTCCAGGTTGCTTTCTCAGGGGCAACAGCTTGCATGGCCCATGTCGATGGAGTTCACTTACATGTGGCAAATGCTGGTGACTGCCGGGCCATCCTTGGTGTCCAGGAGGACAATGGCATGTGGTCTTGTCTGCCCCTCACCCGGGACCACAATGCCTGGAACCCAACCGAGCTGTCACGGCTAAAGAGGGAGCATCCTGAGTCAGAGCACAGGACAATCATCATGGACAACAGACTGCTCGGTGTCCTCATGCCCTGCAGGGCCTTCGGGGACGTCCAGCTGAAGTGGAGTAAAGAGCTGCAGCGCAGTGTCCTGGAGCGGGGCTTTGACACCGAGGCCCTCAACATTTACCAGTTCACCCCCACACACTACTACACTCCACCTTACCTGACGGCCAGGCCTGAGGTCACATACCACAGGCTGAGGCCCCAGGATAAGTTCCTTGTGCTGGCCTCTGACGGCCTGTGGGATGTGCTGGGCAATGAGGATGTGGTGAGGCTGGTGGTGGAGCACCTGGCTGAAGTGTGTCGGCACAAGCCAGACCTGGCCCAGAGACCTGCCAACCTGGGACTCATGCAGAGCCTGCTGCTGCAGAGGAAAGCCCAGGGGCTCCACGCCACCGACCAAAACGCAGCCACACGTCTGATCAGATACGCCATAGGGAACAACGAGTACGGGGAGATGGAGCCTGAGCGGCTGTCGGCGATGCTGACATTGCCGGAGGACTTGGCAAGGATGTACAGGGATGATATCTCTGTCACTGTGGTGTATTTTAACTCAGACTCGATTGGTGCATCTTACAAGGGGAGTTAA